The following coding sequences are from one Nonlabens arenilitoris window:
- the typA gene encoding translational GTPase TypA: protein MKDIRNIAIIAHVDHGKTTLVDKILHHCEIFRENETTGELILDNNDIERERGITILAKNVSVMYKGTKINIIDTPGHADFGGEVERVLNMADGVLLLVDAFEGPMPQTRFVLQKAIDLGLKPCVVVNKVDKENCTPDEVHESVFDLMFELGAEEWQLDFPTVYGSAKNNWMSDDWQNETTNIEPLLDMVIEHVPAPKVEEGTTQLLITSLDFSNYTGRIAIGRIKRGSIKEGQNVTLCKRDGSMTKTKVKEVYVFDGMGKAKAQEVMAGDICAIVGLEGFEIGDSVADFENPEAMETIAIDEPTMSMLFTINDSPFFGKDGKFVTSRHINDRLTKELEKNLALQVHDTGSADKFMVFGRGVLHLSVLIETMRREGYELQIGQPQVIIKEIDGVKCEPIEELTIDLPEAVSGKAVEMVTLRKGEMTSMAPKGERMVCEFKIPSRGIIGLRNQLITATAGEAIMNHRFVGFEPYKGEIAGRINGSMISMETGTSIPYSMDKLQDRGKFFIHPGEEIYGGQVVGENSRPDDLAINLTKTKKLSNVRSAGNDDKVKIAPPIKFTLEEALEYIQKDEYVEVTPNYLRIRKIYLDENERKRKAKELS, encoded by the coding sequence ATGAAAGACATTAGAAACATTGCGATTATTGCTCACGTAGACCACGGTAAGACTACGTTAGTAGACAAGATTTTACACCACTGTGAGATTTTCCGTGAGAACGAGACGACAGGAGAATTAATCCTTGATAACAATGACATTGAACGTGAACGTGGGATTACAATCCTTGCAAAGAACGTTTCAGTTATGTATAAAGGGACTAAAATTAATATCATTGATACACCTGGTCACGCCGATTTTGGTGGTGAGGTAGAACGTGTATTAAACATGGCAGATGGTGTTCTACTTTTAGTAGATGCATTTGAAGGTCCTATGCCACAGACTCGTTTTGTACTACAAAAAGCGATAGACCTAGGTCTTAAGCCATGTGTAGTTGTCAATAAAGTAGATAAAGAAAACTGTACACCTGATGAGGTGCATGAATCTGTTTTTGACTTAATGTTTGAATTAGGTGCAGAAGAATGGCAGCTAGATTTTCCTACCGTATATGGTAGTGCAAAAAATAACTGGATGTCTGATGACTGGCAAAATGAAACAACTAATATAGAGCCATTATTAGATATGGTTATTGAGCATGTTCCTGCTCCAAAAGTTGAAGAAGGAACGACTCAATTATTAATTACTTCATTAGATTTCTCTAACTACACTGGTCGTATTGCGATAGGACGTATTAAAAGAGGTTCTATAAAAGAAGGTCAAAATGTGACTCTTTGTAAACGTGACGGCTCTATGACAAAGACTAAAGTTAAAGAAGTCTATGTCTTTGATGGAATGGGTAAAGCCAAAGCTCAAGAAGTAATGGCTGGTGATATTTGTGCAATTGTAGGTTTAGAAGGTTTTGAAATAGGTGACAGCGTTGCAGATTTTGAAAATCCTGAGGCTATGGAAACAATTGCAATTGATGAGCCTACGATGAGTATGTTATTTACTATTAACGATTCTCCTTTCTTTGGTAAAGATGGAAAGTTTGTGACTTCTCGTCACATTAACGATCGTTTAACTAAAGAACTAGAAAAGAATCTTGCTTTACAAGTACATGATACTGGTAGTGCAGATAAGTTTATGGTTTTTGGTCGTGGTGTATTACACTTGTCTGTTTTAATTGAAACGATGCGTCGTGAAGGTTATGAGTTACAAATAGGACAACCACAAGTTATCATTAAAGAAATAGATGGTGTTAAATGTGAGCCTATTGAAGAGCTTACTATAGATTTACCAGAAGCGGTAAGTGGTAAGGCTGTTGAAATGGTTACTTTAAGAAAAGGAGAAATGACTAGTATGGCACCTAAAGGTGAGCGTATGGTTTGTGAATTTAAAATTCCTTCTCGTGGTATTATAGGATTACGTAATCAATTGATCACCGCTACTGCTGGTGAGGCTATAATGAATCACCGTTTTGTAGGTTTTGAACCTTATAAAGGTGAAATAGCAGGTCGTATTAATGGATCTATGATATCTATGGAGACAGGTACATCTATTCCTTATTCAATGGATAAGTTACAAGATCGTGGTAAGTTCTTTATTCATCCAGGTGAGGAAATTTATGGAGGTCAGGTAGTAGGTGAGAACTCTAGACCAGATGATCTAGCGATTAACCTTACTAAAACTAAAAAACTTTCTAACGTACGTAGTGCAGGTAACGATGATAAGGTAAAAATCGCACCGCCGATTAAATTTACTCTTGAAGAGGCACTAGAATATATTCAAAAAGACGAGTATGTAGAGGTAACGCCTAATTACTTAAGGATACGTAAAATATATCTTGATGAGAATGAGCGTAAGCGTAAGGCTAAAGAGCTTTCTTAA
- a CDS encoding FKBP-type peptidyl-prolyl cis-trans isomerase, with amino-acid sequence MSQVKANDTVKVHYTGKLKATGQVFDTSADREPLEAQLGQGMLIPGFENGLIDMKVNEKKTIEIPKEEAYGEVMEELFHKVDRAQLPQEVQPEVGMGLISQNPDGTERQLRVADVQEDHIVVDANHPLAGQDLVFELEVIGIN; translated from the coding sequence ATGAGTCAAGTTAAAGCAAATGACACTGTAAAGGTGCATTACACAGGTAAATTAAAAGCAACAGGACAGGTCTTTGATACATCTGCAGACAGAGAGCCATTAGAAGCTCAACTAGGTCAAGGAATGTTGATCCCAGGTTTTGAGAACGGTCTAATAGACATGAAGGTAAATGAAAAGAAAACTATTGAAATCCCTAAGGAAGAGGCTTATGGTGAAGTAATGGAAGAACTTTTTCATAAAGTAGATAGAGCCCAATTACCACAAGAAGTACAACCTGAAGTAGGAATGGGATTGATCTCTCAAAACCCTGATGGAACAGAAAGACAATTGCGCGTTGCAGATGTTCAGGAAGACCACATCGTCGTTGATGCTAACCATCCACTAGCTGGTCAGGACCTTGTGTTTGAACTAGAAGTAATAGGAATCAATTAA
- a CDS encoding peptide-N-glycosidase F-related protein — protein MNKFLKATKYFSVLIIAVIFLQCSSEENDDSGSNGSGNMPSLTASLSSLSFEDTQVGQNSQLKSFTLSHANLSSDINLTTTSPFELSVDGSTFSTQLNLPVISTSSLIFVRFIPDAINTFQENIVIQNTDIANDIVIALNGSGTPVIHNYLTFNRTRVAFGGGFNQTSVQSFNLHNDLSNIEAIKMYVKLTCPSGGCDEWDVYANVKVTDPVSGERYEMARFITPYWNDNSQLPRGFEFDVTDFKSILTGNVELRIRTECWNAKGYEVSVDFDYIEGTPDYQYYGITRVLNYDNGSQAGVPYGVAHTFDLTRSINIPSNAQNTHLRTIISGWGQAASGDPDGRTCAEWCYRTHSVSINGANMFQHNLGPLGCASNPVSNQAPGNWTPDRAGWCPGMEVPTRIDSFTSSMAGTTFTFEYGFENWTNTTTDNSFYPISTFVVVKSDTPISRAVVID, from the coding sequence ATGAATAAATTTCTTAAAGCAACTAAATATTTTAGTGTTTTGATAATTGCTGTAATCTTTTTACAATGTAGTTCTGAAGAAAACGACGATTCAGGCTCTAATGGTTCTGGGAATATGCCATCATTAACGGCATCTTTGAGTAGTCTGTCTTTTGAAGATACTCAAGTAGGTCAAAATTCACAATTGAAGTCCTTTACTTTAAGCCATGCAAATTTAAGCAGTGACATCAATCTTACAACGACTAGTCCATTTGAATTATCGGTTGATGGTTCTACATTTTCTACACAACTTAATTTGCCAGTTATATCTACTTCAAGTTTGATTTTTGTTAGATTCATTCCAGATGCAATAAATACGTTTCAAGAAAATATCGTTATTCAAAATACCGACATAGCAAACGATATCGTAATAGCACTTAATGGATCAGGTACACCAGTTATACATAACTATCTAACCTTTAATAGAACTAGAGTCGCTTTTGGTGGTGGATTTAATCAAACATCAGTACAATCTTTCAATCTTCATAATGATCTAAGTAATATAGAGGCTATAAAAATGTATGTTAAATTAACATGTCCATCAGGAGGATGTGATGAGTGGGATGTTTATGCAAACGTAAAGGTCACAGATCCTGTATCTGGTGAGCGTTATGAAATGGCTAGATTTATAACACCATACTGGAATGATAACAGTCAGTTACCTAGAGGATTTGAATTTGATGTCACTGATTTTAAATCAATTCTAACCGGGAATGTAGAATTGAGAATAAGAACTGAATGCTGGAATGCAAAAGGTTATGAGGTCAGTGTAGACTTTGATTATATAGAAGGAACACCAGATTATCAATATTATGGTATCACTAGAGTTCTAAATTATGATAATGGCTCACAAGCAGGTGTGCCATATGGTGTCGCACATACCTTTGATCTTACACGTTCGATTAATATTCCTTCAAATGCCCAGAATACACATTTGCGTACTATAATATCTGGATGGGGACAAGCAGCATCTGGTGATCCAGATGGTCGTACTTGTGCTGAATGGTGCTATAGAACGCATAGTGTGAGTATCAATGGCGCAAATATGTTTCAGCATAATTTGGGTCCTCTGGGATGTGCTTCTAATCCAGTTAGCAATCAAGCACCAGGAAACTGGACTCCAGATCGAGCTGGATGGTGTCCGGGAATGGAAGTGCCTACAAGAATAGACTCATTTACATCCAGTATGGCAGGTACGACTTTTACCTTTGAATATGGTTTTGAAAACTGGACTAATACGACTACAGATAATTCTTTTTACCCGATATCAACATTTGTTGTTGTGAAAAGTGATACGCCTATATCACGTGCGGTGGTAATAGATTAA
- the ffh gene encoding signal recognition particle protein, whose translation MFDNLTDKLDKAMHVLKGHGSITEVNVADTLKEIRRALVDADVNYKIAKEFTSRAKEKALGQGVLTTLKPGQLLTKIVKDELTELMGGDVTGLNLTGNPTVILMSGLQGSGKTTFSGKLANFLKSKKSKRPLLVACDIYRPAAIDQLHVVGESVGVEVYSNRDEKDPVKISQDAILHAKQNGFNVVIIDTAGRLAVDEQMMTEIANVHAAVKPQETLFVVDSMTGQDAVNTAKAFNERLNFDGVILTKLDGDTRGGAALSIKSVVDKPIKFIGTGEKMEAIDVFYPSRMADRILGMGDVVSLVERAQEQFDEEQARKLSKKIAKNQFGFDDFLSQIQQIKKMGNMKDLMGMIPGAGKMLKDVDIDDDAFKGIEAIIHSMTIEERTRPQVINGSRKKRIAKGSGTTVTEVNQLLKQFDQMSKMMKMMQGGKGKAMMNALGKMR comes from the coding sequence ATGTTTGATAATTTAACTGACAAACTCGATAAAGCCATGCACGTCCTTAAAGGACATGGAAGCATTACCGAAGTAAACGTTGCAGATACTCTTAAAGAAATACGTCGCGCCCTAGTGGATGCAGATGTTAACTATAAAATCGCTAAAGAATTTACCTCACGTGCAAAAGAAAAAGCACTAGGTCAAGGCGTATTAACAACTCTTAAACCAGGTCAACTTCTTACAAAAATTGTAAAAGATGAACTTACAGAGTTAATGGGTGGCGATGTAACGGGATTAAACTTAACTGGTAATCCTACCGTTATTTTAATGTCTGGATTACAAGGTTCTGGTAAAACAACATTTTCAGGTAAACTAGCAAACTTTTTAAAATCTAAAAAGAGTAAAAGACCTCTTTTAGTGGCTTGTGACATATATCGTCCAGCAGCTATTGATCAGTTGCATGTGGTAGGAGAAAGTGTAGGCGTTGAAGTATATTCTAATCGTGATGAAAAGGATCCTGTAAAAATTTCGCAAGATGCTATTTTACATGCAAAACAAAATGGCTTTAATGTTGTTATTATAGATACCGCAGGTCGTCTTGCTGTTGATGAACAAATGATGACTGAGATTGCAAATGTGCACGCTGCAGTTAAACCTCAAGAAACACTTTTTGTAGTTGACTCTATGACAGGTCAGGATGCGGTTAATACAGCCAAAGCATTTAATGAACGATTAAACTTTGATGGTGTTATACTTACTAAATTAGATGGTGATACACGTGGTGGTGCAGCATTATCTATTAAATCTGTTGTTGATAAGCCTATTAAATTTATAGGTACTGGTGAGAAGATGGAAGCAATTGATGTTTTCTATCCTTCACGTATGGCAGATCGTATTCTGGGAATGGGTGATGTTGTTTCTCTTGTAGAGCGCGCTCAAGAACAGTTTGATGAAGAGCAAGCTCGCAAATTGAGTAAAAAAATTGCCAAAAATCAATTTGGCTTTGATGATTTTCTATCTCAAATACAGCAAATTAAAAAAATGGGTAACATGAAGGACCTTATGGGAATGATTCCTGGTGCCGGAAAAATGCTTAAAGATGTAGATATTGATGATGATGCATTCAAAGGTATTGAAGCAATTATTCATTCTATGACTATAGAAGAAAGAACACGTCCACAAGTGATTAACGGCTCTCGTAAAAAAAGAATCGCAAAAGGTAGTGGTACAACAGTTACTGAAGTGAACCAACTTTTAAAGCAATTTGATCAAATGAGTAAGATGATGAAAATGATGCAAGGTGGAAAAGGTAAAGCCATGATGAATGCCTTAGGAAAAATGAGGTAG
- a CDS encoding bifunctional 5,10-methylenetetrahydrofolate dehydrogenase/5,10-methenyltetrahydrofolate cyclohydrolase, with protein sequence MIILDGKKTSNDIKNEITEIVQEMKNNGEKVPHLAAVIVGNDGASLTYVGSKVRACERVGFESTMVRMPNTTSETELLKEIEKLNNNPDVDGFIVQLPLPKQIDTQKVLMAVDPDKDVDGFHPTNFGRMALDMSTFIPATPFGILELLDRYNVDTQGKHTVVIGRSHIVGRPMSILMGRKGFPGNSTVTLTHSHTKNITQITSQADIIITALGVPGFLKAEMVKDDAVIIDVGITRVPDESRERGYYITGDVDYENVAKKASHITPVPGGVGPMTIAMLLKNTLLARERHRAANR encoded by the coding sequence ATGATTATTCTCGACGGAAAAAAAACCAGTAACGACATCAAGAACGAAATCACAGAAATCGTTCAAGAAATGAAAAACAACGGTGAGAAAGTACCTCATCTAGCCGCAGTAATTGTAGGAAATGATGGAGCTAGTCTTACATATGTAGGATCTAAAGTACGCGCTTGTGAACGTGTTGGTTTTGAAAGTACTATGGTACGTATGCCTAATACGACTAGTGAAACTGAATTATTAAAAGAGATTGAAAAACTAAATAATAATCCAGACGTAGATGGATTTATTGTTCAACTGCCACTTCCTAAACAAATCGATACACAAAAGGTATTAATGGCTGTTGACCCAGATAAAGATGTAGACGGCTTCCACCCTACTAACTTTGGTAGAATGGCATTAGACATGAGTACATTTATACCAGCCACTCCTTTTGGTATACTAGAATTATTAGATCGTTATAATGTAGATACACAAGGTAAACATACTGTTGTGATAGGACGCTCTCACATAGTAGGAAGACCGATGAGTATACTTATGGGAAGAAAAGGTTTCCCTGGCAACTCCACCGTTACATTAACACACAGTCACACCAAAAACATCACACAAATAACCTCTCAAGCAGACATTATCATTACAGCACTAGGTGTCCCTGGATTTTTAAAAGCAGAAATGGTTAAAGATGATGCGGTAATCATTGATGTAGGTATCACACGTGTGCCAGATGAATCTCGCGAGCGAGGATATTATATTACAGGTGACGTAGATTATGAAAACGTAGCAAAAAAAGCTAGTCACATTACTCCAGTACCTGGTGGTGTAGGCCCTATGACTATTGCCATGTTGCTTAAAAATACATTGTTAGCTAGAGAAAGACATAGAGCTGCTAATAGATAA
- a CDS encoding membrane metalloprotease: MRKIFQLLCLLIIITSLNACSSDKDQDNGVNSDELSYTLNTGASANELLSDSRFSKIIIEAIYVDGFKPEQASLNNLLSFLNDRLHKPGGISIIEREIPAQALGTYSITEVRQLEDNIRTQFSVDDTLAIFVLFTDDSNENDSGNSVILGTAYRNTSLVMFQKTIEELSGGLNQPSRVNVETAVYEHEFAHIMGLVNIGTALQSDHEDDTNSAHCNVDGCLMNAQLETFNPLNMMNIMGSGIAQLDAQCIADLQANGGK, from the coding sequence ATGAGAAAGATATTTCAATTATTATGCCTTTTAATTATTATTACCAGTTTAAATGCATGTAGTTCAGACAAAGATCAAGATAATGGTGTAAATAGCGATGAGCTTTCTTATACTCTCAATACTGGTGCAAGCGCAAATGAGTTGCTTAGTGATTCTAGGTTTTCAAAAATCATTATTGAAGCAATTTATGTTGATGGTTTTAAACCTGAACAGGCATCACTTAACAACTTACTGTCTTTTTTAAATGATAGACTGCATAAACCTGGTGGGATTTCAATCATAGAAAGGGAAATTCCAGCACAAGCATTAGGTACTTATTCTATTACAGAAGTACGTCAATTAGAAGATAACATTAGAACTCAGTTTAGTGTTGATGATACTCTTGCCATATTTGTACTGTTTACAGACGATTCTAATGAAAATGATTCTGGTAATAGTGTTATTTTAGGAACAGCTTATAGAAATACATCGCTGGTCATGTTTCAAAAAACTATTGAAGAATTGAGTGGTGGTTTAAACCAGCCTAGTAGAGTAAATGTTGAAACAGCTGTCTATGAGCATGAGTTTGCACATATAATGGGATTAGTTAACATAGGCACTGCCTTACAATCAGATCATGAGGATGATACAAACAGTGCACATTGTAATGTTGATGGTTGTTTAATGAATGCACAGTTAGAAACGTTTAATCCATTAAACATGATGAATATAATGGGGTCAGGTATAGCGCAATTAGACGCTCAATGTATTGCAGATTTGCAAGCAAATGGCGGTAAATAA
- a CDS encoding excinuclease ABC subunit B encodes MKQSIKLFLTLVIFSAFAKAQSGESYQSLMMKYFEVSGIDTEYNAAYDGMMQMFKDAYQTQDVPASVWQKYDSNKTASVAKLKGILASEYRSIFDDKQDLINLINFYTSSAGKQLKSDPNAMSEDDKKAYEAFRVSNTGTKLFGRMDRINKAKETASIYWSRELFCQVTGELKELGYTSSMPMGSCN; translated from the coding sequence ATGAAACAATCTATTAAACTGTTCCTAACACTTGTTATTTTTTCCGCTTTCGCGAAAGCGCAATCTGGAGAATCTTACCAATCCTTAATGATGAAGTACTTTGAAGTGAGCGGTATAGACACAGAGTATAATGCTGCCTATGATGGTATGATGCAAATGTTTAAAGATGCATATCAAACACAAGATGTGCCGGCATCTGTATGGCAAAAGTACGATTCAAATAAAACAGCATCTGTAGCAAAATTAAAAGGCATTTTAGCTAGTGAGTATCGTAGTATTTTTGATGATAAACAAGACCTTATTAACCTTATTAATTTCTACACATCTAGCGCTGGTAAGCAATTAAAGTCTGACCCTAATGCCATGAGTGAAGATGATAAAAAAGCTTATGAAGCTTTTAGAGTATCTAATACAGGTACAAAACTTTTTGGCCGTATGGATCGTATCAATAAAGCAAAAGAAACAGCTAGTATTTACTGGTCAAGAGAGCTTTTTTGTCAAGTAACCGGTGAATTAAAAGAACTAGGTTACACCAGCTCTATGCCTATGGGAAGCTGTAACTAA
- a CDS encoding YkgJ family cysteine cluster protein: MEEFLKSLPQLAAQKKKENQVYFKKLKKKAPKNLDGLMQDLHDETFEEVDCLSCANCCKTTGPLFTHKDIDRIAKHFRMKPSDFIDQFLRIDEDKDYVLQKVPCHFLGADNYCSIYDVRPKACREYPHTDRRKIYQIGNLTVKNTFICPATFKIVEKMKASIPMN; this comes from the coding sequence ATGGAAGAGTTTTTAAAATCTTTACCTCAACTTGCGGCCCAGAAAAAAAAAGAAAACCAGGTCTATTTTAAAAAGCTCAAAAAAAAGGCTCCTAAAAATTTAGATGGTCTCATGCAAGATTTACATGACGAGACCTTTGAAGAAGTAGATTGTTTGAGCTGCGCAAATTGTTGTAAGACGACTGGACCATTGTTCACCCATAAAGATATTGATAGAATAGCAAAGCATTTCAGAATGAAACCCAGCGATTTTATTGATCAATTTTTACGCATAGATGAAGATAAAGACTATGTATTACAAAAGGTTCCATGTCATTTTCTAGGAGCAGATAATTATTGTTCTATCTATGACGTACGCCCTAAAGCTTGTAGAGAATACCCACATACAGACCGGCGTAAAATCTATCAGATAGGTAATCTTACCGTTAAGAATACCTTTATATGTCCCGCGACATTTAAAATTGTCGAAAAAATGAAAGCCTCAATTCCTATGAATTGA
- a CDS encoding TlpA disulfide reductase family protein has product MKKYIPFILMLIVVACSKPKPQKAEVIGLEDIASLTGNYPDKIQVINFWATWCKPCVDELPAFEKLKATYGDKIEVILISLDDVENLESKVNPFLEKHNIQSQVRLLDYPYAAEYIPMIDPHWDGAIPVTLIKYKREHKFFNQSFEFKELDFEVSALLEE; this is encoded by the coding sequence ATGAAAAAGTATATCCCTTTTATTCTCATGCTTATCGTGGTAGCATGTAGTAAACCTAAACCTCAAAAAGCTGAGGTGATAGGCTTAGAAGATATTGCATCTTTAACAGGTAATTATCCTGATAAGATACAAGTAATTAATTTTTGGGCAACGTGGTGCAAGCCTTGTGTGGATGAATTACCTGCTTTTGAAAAACTAAAAGCCACTTATGGAGATAAAATAGAAGTTATTTTAATATCCCTAGATGATGTAGAAAATTTAGAATCTAAAGTCAATCCATTCCTAGAAAAGCACAACATACAATCCCAAGTAAGATTACTAGATTATCCATACGCGGCAGAATATATACCTATGATAGATCCGCATTGGGATGGAGCTATACCTGTAACATTAATTAAATATAAAAGAGAGCACAAATTCTTTAATCAAAGTTTTGAATTTAAAGAATTAGATTTTGAAGTTTCTGCTCTTTTAGAAGAATAA
- a CDS encoding thioredoxin family protein produces MKTLKILTVVAIVALVGILASGVLNFGSTAMDENEIESAINDSNVTDQAPVRKGYDIGDKATDFNLKNVDGKMVSLKDYSDAQGFIIIFTCNHCPYSVAYEDRIIALDKEFKDQGYPVIAINPNNPEAYPEDSYDNMKIRAQNKGFTFPYLFDAGQKIYPQYGATKTPHVFLLKKEGANNVVKYIGAIDDNHKDAKAIKNDYLRDAVNNLINGKEIETTKTVAIGCSIKS; encoded by the coding sequence ATGAAAACACTTAAAATATTAACTGTTGTAGCCATTGTGGCACTAGTAGGGATTCTAGCGAGTGGTGTTCTTAACTTTGGATCAACAGCAATGGATGAAAATGAAATAGAAAGTGCCATTAATGACTCTAATGTCACAGATCAGGCACCAGTTAGAAAAGGCTATGACATTGGTGATAAGGCAACAGATTTTAATTTAAAAAATGTTGACGGAAAAATGGTCTCGCTTAAAGATTATAGCGATGCACAAGGTTTTATAATAATTTTTACTTGTAATCACTGCCCTTACTCTGTAGCATATGAGGATAGAATTATAGCACTCGATAAAGAGTTTAAAGATCAAGGATATCCAGTAATAGCCATTAACCCTAATAATCCAGAAGCTTATCCAGAAGATAGTTATGATAATATGAAGATAAGAGCTCAAAATAAAGGGTTTACATTTCCATATTTATTTGATGCTGGACAGAAAATATATCCACAATATGGCGCTACTAAAACACCGCATGTCTTTTTACTAAAAAAAGAAGGTGCAAATAATGTAGTTAAATATATAGGTGCAATTGACGATAATCATAAAGATGCTAAGGCAATAAAAAATGATTATCTAAGAGACGCTGTTAATAATTTAATTAACGGTAAAGAAATTGAAACAACTAAGACGGTCGCTATAGGTTGTTCTATTAAAAGTTAA
- a CDS encoding MBL fold metallo-hydrolase, which produces MILEQHYTKCLAQGAYYIASAGEAVIIDPLREVQQYIDRAAQDNVTIKYVFLTHFHADFVSGHVDLADKTGATIVLGPNAETSYAFAKAKHGQVFKVGDVSFTLLHTPGHTMESSCYLLRDEEGIEKAIFTGDTLFIGDVGRPDLAAKSDLSTEDLAGHLYDSLRKEIMTLTDDIIVYPAHGAGSACGKSMSKETYDTLGNQKKTNYALAEDLSKEDFIKELTTGIAPPPAYFPKNVWMNKGVNSSIDEIIARGNTPMNAVSFKALVDDNEYLVLDVRSPQEYTACSIPGSWFIGLDGQFAPWIGALIEDIDQKIIFIAPEGREEETVTRLARVGYDNALGYLNGGIEAWKNAGFATQQIKNITAQEFIDGLSDNSILNPIDARKPGEYNNGHVNGVPLYTLDNIHTDVDTLKADYTYHIYCGGGYRSVIFASIAAANGINNVVNVEGGYGAIKKTNLGTQKIVETTTCSL; this is translated from the coding sequence ATGATTTTAGAACAACATTATACTAAATGTCTAGCTCAAGGTGCGTACTATATAGCATCTGCTGGCGAGGCTGTCATTATAGATCCATTAAGAGAAGTTCAACAATACATCGACCGTGCAGCACAAGATAATGTGACCATAAAGTATGTTTTTCTAACACATTTTCATGCAGACTTTGTTTCTGGACATGTTGATCTCGCAGATAAAACTGGCGCAACGATTGTTTTAGGTCCTAATGCTGAGACAAGTTACGCTTTCGCGAAAGCGAAACATGGACAAGTTTTCAAGGTAGGTGACGTAAGCTTCACACTACTACACACGCCAGGTCACACCATGGAATCATCGTGCTATCTACTGAGAGATGAAGAAGGAATTGAGAAAGCAATATTTACTGGTGATACTCTATTTATAGGAGATGTAGGAAGACCTGATCTAGCTGCAAAATCAGATTTGAGTACAGAAGATCTAGCTGGACATCTTTATGATTCCTTACGCAAAGAAATCATGACGCTAACTGATGATATTATTGTTTATCCGGCGCATGGTGCTGGAAGCGCTTGTGGTAAAAGTATGAGTAAAGAAACCTATGACACCTTAGGAAATCAAAAGAAAACAAACTATGCCCTTGCTGAAGATTTAAGTAAAGAAGACTTTATTAAAGAATTAACAACAGGTATTGCTCCACCACCAGCGTATTTTCCAAAAAATGTATGGATGAATAAAGGAGTCAATTCTAGCATCGATGAGATTATTGCTAGAGGAAATACACCTATGAATGCCGTGTCGTTTAAGGCACTTGTCGATGATAACGAATACTTAGTTCTAGATGTAAGATCACCACAAGAATATACTGCTTGCAGCATACCAGGATCTTGGTTCATAGGTCTAGATGGTCAATTTGCCCCATGGATAGGCGCATTAATTGAAGACATCGATCAAAAAATAATCTTTATCGCTCCTGAAGGTCGAGAAGAAGAAACCGTTACTAGATTAGCTAGAGTAGGTTATGACAATGCTTTAGGATATCTTAACGGCGGCATCGAGGCATGGAAAAATGCTGGTTTTGCAACGCAACAGATTAAAAATATTACTGCACAAGAGTTTATAGATGGTCTATCTGATAATAGCATATTAAATCCTATAGATGCTCGTAAACCTGGTGAATACAATAATGGTCATGTAAACGGAGTTCCTTTATATACCTTAGACAATATACATACTGATGTTGATACATTAAAGGCTGATTATACCTACCATATTTATTGCGGTGGTGGTTATCGCTCAGTAATTTTTGCAAGTATTGCTGCTGCAAATGGCATAAATAATGTTGTCAATGTTGAAGGTGGCTATGGAGCTATAAAAAAGACTAATTTAGGAACTCAAAAAATTGTAGAAACAACAACTTGTTCACTTTAA